The genome window AAGCTGGCCCGAGACTTGGCGCCATGCTGCATACCCAAGTGCCCCCGCTTCTCCGATCCACAACCGCCATTGTCTGGTCGTGCCGTGTAATGGCCGCTGCCTCCGCCATGGCTGAACCTTCCTCTGAGACGACCTCTGAGGAGCAGCTGATCACCCAGGAGCCCAAAGAGGCCAACTCCACGATGGCCCAAAAGCAGAGCAAGCAGAGGAAGCGAGGGCGCCGTGGGCCCTGCAGGTGCCACGCCAACTGCCGCGGGGACAGCTTCGCCACCTATTTCCGCCGGGTGCTGAAGCAGGTTCACCAGGGCCTCAGCCTTTCCCGGGAGGCCGTGAGTGTCATGGATTCTTTGGTCCATGACATACTGGACCGCATCGCCACCGAGGCTGGTCGCCTGGCCCGCTCCACCAAGCGCCAGACCATCACCGCCTGGGAGACCCGGATCGCTGTGCGCCTGCTGCTGCCGGGGGAGATGGGCAAACTGGCAGAGTCCGAAGGCACGAAGGCTGTCCTCAGGTACACCAGGAGCAAGTGCATTCCCTCAGGAGCCCCCGAGCACCACGGGAACCCAAAGGGTCTTTTCAGAGCCACCCAACATGGCCTGAAAGACCAGTGCCTTGCCAAGGAGGGGACCCCACCGGAGGTTGGGGTGGGTGGTGCCCTTCCGACTTGGGGGGCATGTGGTGTGTGGCATCCTGCGATTTTTCAAGCATTTTCCCCTCAATACTAAACATTGTCAACTCCAATATATCTGTAGTGCAGTTTGCTCCAAGGAAAAGTAGTGGGTGTTTCCGTGATCGCGTTTCATTTCCTCAGTTTCCTAAGTGGTCGTTTTTATTAGTTATGTTTCTAGATTACCTTAATGGTGATAGTATTATTGCACTGATCtttacctttttctctctcattctcttgtgACTGGATGGTGGAATTTTCCAGAACTTCACTATATGCCGTACGGCAACAGAGAAAGTGAATAGGCTGATACAAGAAGCAAGGTAACCTTCCTAAACCTTTTCAACACCTCTCCCATCGCGAATCCATGTAAGTAAGCAAATGAGGCGCAGTTAAAGTGTACATACAGCTAAATACAATTTTCAAGAATCCGTTTATTTTCCAGCTTTCCCGACTCTGAGATCACTATtgcagttcattctttttttgccATGACGATAATCTTTTCgtttctttttaaacagaaacCTTCGTTACTTCCAGGTTTGTATCAGTAGGCTTAGGGAGTGTCCACAGAAACGGCTCATGCCCTAGTGTTCAGTGGTGCAACCAATGAGTGACTTGCAGTCTATGAGCAACAGTCATTGTCCCAATGTGGGGGGAGTGAACCAGGCTGAACCCACAACAGCCTTGCACTGAAATGCAGTCTGGTGTTTCGGGGGACACTGTTGTGATTCTTCACCTGATGTTTTTGCTTTCAGTGCTTGTCATCATGGTCATTTAAGGATATGAATCCAAAGCTAGGAGTAGTATATGTTCCTTGCCCCTAGCATCAAGTTATGCAGAGAATGGTCAGCCTTTAGGAGAAGTCAGACAACGCTTATTTCCTCAAGAGATTTACATACTAATATTCATGTTAATGTTAATATCGGTTAGCTTTCATAGTGCTTTCGTCTGGGTCCcaagtctttgtatttttagcactttTTCCTATAAGTGTATTGCTGAATTTCAGAGCAGCTGTGACTTTCCCATTGCTTTTTTCAGTGGATCTCCAGCCACCCGAGTATGTGTACAAGAGAACATACTCTGGGATTGCAACCCAAAGGAATTTATTATGTTGTGCCTTGAAGCTCAATATGTGGTCATTTTTGTCAAATGTTTCCCGTGAATTTTGAAACATCTTGTAAACAGCCCGTCTCCTTCATATGTAGAAAACAGTAAAGGATGGCATTCTCAGTCAAACCATGAAACGAAAGCTGGataaatgacaaaaatcaaaaatttccTTGAGCCCATCAGAAGTGGGAAATACATACCCCAGAGGGCCCAACCTGTAGCCACACAGATTATTCTACCTTTGTCAGAGGACAGTTTGGTCAAGAGTGAAATGGGGGTGTGGCAGGATAGTAGCCAGAGCTTCCCTAAATAGTGCAGTTGGGCAATGTGGTCAGGTCACCTCCAGAGCTCCACTTGGGATCCATAGAGAAAAGATGTAGAGCCAAGAAGTCCCCTCATCGGGATTTcctactttctgttttttcagAATATTAGAAAAGTGTTATGAAAGTAGTTGAAGAGAAATGCTCACTGCACAAGTGGACCAAGAAAAACCCCCATGAAGACAGCAACAACTAAATCGTTCTGGACGGTGCCGCCGGGTGATCCTACATGTCTGGAGCAACACTTTGAAAACCAAAGACACTTGGCAGAACCCTGTTCCTATCCAGAAACAGAGCTGTGTACCTGGTCCAAAGCACCACATCTCACTGAGTGACTTATTTCTCATTATGCTAATTGTTTTGCTTTAAAGCGCCAATCTTTCTGTCAAATGGGATGTACAAATAAATTTCTAAGTTATCCTTGCATGTCTACTGGGTAATCTGACGTGTCTTTTTCTGAAACCATATCTTGAGATATTTTACCCTGGAGTGtgtgttttccatttgtaaattCAGATATGAACGAGGAGAATTAGTAAAACAGGGTTGACAATGAACTCTGATTGGGCTGTGGGGAGTGAAGTGTGAGAGTTCAAGGGGACTGATGCCTGTGAGTtataggaagaaagagaaaaaggctgCTTTGGTGTGAAGATTGGCAGAGGAAGCTCACACATCTGCTACAGCATTTCAGGGGATGATTGAGAAGGGGAACCTAGTGAGCAATCGTGATGTCAAGCTGTAGCTTACTGAAAGCGCAAAGTAAGGGAAAGAGCTttatggcttaaacaacaaataagAAGTATCAATGTATGGAAAATAGGATGAATAGGACAAACATAGTCCAATCAATATTTTCATCAGCACTCCTTGTACCATGGAGTTCTTTTGTAAACATGAGCAGGGACCCAAAGACAGTACAGagaaaatgagatgaaaaatTGTAAGGAACATTACCTATTCTAGGTTCCCTAGAAATGGAATCCCACTTGCTTAGATTTgtctgattcttctctttttcagactagaatcttttgttttttgagaccttCATGCCTGGCCTCTATGCATCCTGGGGATGATGGAATGCTGTCTGATGGAGCAGCGCAAGCTCCATTGGATCCCTGTCAGCCAGTGAGTCACCTGCAGCCAAGGAGCTACAGCCCAATGTGTGATCAGGTTTCCCGGTCTGAACTCGGAAGAGTTAGTTGTCCAGGAATGTTCAATGGGAGATGAAGGGGAAACCTGTGATTAGATGGGTGTGTTTCTTTGGTTCTACGATGGGTTGTATGCTTTTAATGCTGTTGATGGAGgtgtattttattagttttctagtGCCGCTGCAAAAATATTCCAGAGACTATCTGACTTAAACActgtgtatttttcatctcacagttctggatacCTATTGTCACCTTTTTGTAAGGAGAGCAACCCTGTTGGGCAGGGTCAATCCTCATAATTTCACTTTAACCACATGACCTGACTAGAGACtctctccaaataaggtcacattctaaaaCACTGGGGGCTGGGACTTCTTCCTGTGAATTGTAGGGAAACACAATTCCATCCATAATAGTACATCCTCTGCATCCACTGCACGGCACAAATTAACATCCTCACGtagaaaatacattcatttcatCACAAcatccccaaagtcttaactcactccAATATCAGTTCTCCAATATCTCACCTGATAATCTGTATCTGGAATGGGTGAGTCTCCAGGTATGACTCATGCTGAGATGGGAAGTTTCTCCACCACTGCACCTGTGAAGCTAGACAAGTTATCTGCTTCTGAAAGACAATTGTGGGACTGGTACCGAATAGGGCTTATCAAACGAAGAGCAGGAAATCTGAAAAACTACTGGAGTACATGGGCCCTAAGCACTTTTGAAACCTAGTGGGAACAAATTCTGTTACATTCTAAGGATGGAAAAGATTCTGCTTGGGCTCAATGGTCTGTCCTTCAGGCCCAGTGGGGTAACAGCTTCACACCCTAAGCCCTGGGCAGTGGGGTGGGAGCTCTTCCCCCAGCCTGGGCTGCTTCAGCCCATCCCTCTGAAACCGAGGAGGTGGGACAAATGCTTGGAACTCAGGAGGTGACCTCCGTTTCTGGGACCAAGAGAGAGATGTCCCAGTCCCCTAGTAATGTGCCCCTGGTTCTTGGGGGAAGTGAAGGCCACGCCAACCTCTGATCCAACTTTGGAGTCCTACTTCCCTGTCTCGAAAATGAAGAAATGGTCACAGCTGGGTACCTCAGTCAGTCCCTTTCTTGCAGGTACAATCCAGGAACTCCAACAGCCTCCTTTCATTTCATCCCATTTTTGTCCCCGTTCAGTCCAGTCTGGCAACATTTTTTCTGgtataaaattctcaaaaaatcGTTGGCTTCCCATGGAATTCACATGAGTCCAGCCCATCAGACAAGAAGGTGTCTACAGATCTTCCTTGAATATCCATATCTCCCATATCTGAATTCCTAACTTCTGCAGAGATGGTTGATTGGATCCGTGAGACACATGCCTCTCCTCTTAGGCTAATAGTTTTCCAGGCACACCCTCGCACCTGTTTCCAGGACCAGGTATCAGCATACTTTGAGTACCTTCTGAATCATCCAATGCTGGTTTCCTTCTCCTCAGTGCTTCGTTGgctaatttctctctcttctctcccatttACTATATGCATCTAGGAGTAACCAGATTAAATACTAAATACTTTTCTCAGTGTGTCAGTGTGTTGGCCAAGACTCACCCTGGTCCTCCTAAGTTTTGCTGAAAACTCAAGTCACAAAAGGCAGATCCATAGGACATAAAGCATACCAGCTCATTCGAAGTGTATCCCTAGGAGCCTTTAGTGTTAATAGCCGAAGATACATGGGAAACAATCTATTTTTATGCCTGGGCTCAAAGGAGTACGGACAGTTGTGTAGAAATATGATGGGACAAAAAGGCTATGATCTAATGCTAATAGACGGAGTCGGGGAAACCCTGCAAGGCCTGTCCATCTAGACTCTGCTTGCCCTATCTGATCACACAGTCCTTCCTCCCGGATTTGGGGCAGGACACCCTCTGGAATGGGGGTCTTGTGACTTCCATTCAAACAAGATAGGTTAGATCATTTCTTCATGGACAGTTTTTACATGAAAATGTGGAAAACATTACAATATCGTCTCTAGGTTTTGTGACTATCTTTAGAAAAAAGAGCTTCTGGTTTCAAGGACCTACCTTTGGGAAGAGGGATTCTGGTCTCTATATTTAGCCCCTGGGGCTgaatgggactgagagacaggaggaCCAAGAATGTCAGAGAAAATCTTCTTCACCTGAAACTACTTCTGAAGCCCTCATTTTGGGATACTGGGCCCTGAGCTCCAATGCTAGAAATCAGCTACATGGGCAAGTTCACCACTTACAATTTCTACTTTCCTCAGAGACACTCAGAACACAATACAGCCCAAACCTTTGCCACTATAAAACTAGGATCGCCTTTCCTCATGCTTCCAGTAACCTCTTCCTAGTCTCCATCTGAAAACACACCACAAGCACCTTTAATACACATAGTGCTAGCAACATTTCTGTGATCATGATATATGTATTCTCTAAGTCAGAGATCCTTTCTCTACAGCAAAGAATTCTTTCTTAACCCTCGTTTCAATTGCATTTGGTGTTCATATTTCCCCCCGGCGTTTCCTTAAGACACTCTAGGCTTCTTGTGTCATGCATGTCAAAACGCTTCCAGCCTGTATGCATTACCTAGTTCCAAAACCTCTTCCAATCTTCCAGATGTTCCTTATCACATCATCCCACTGCTTGGTCACAGAATCTCTAGTAGTTTGATAGGGATATTctgacaaagtaccacaaacgTGGCGGCATAAACAGCAGAAGTTTATGGTTTACATTTAggcaggctggaagtccaaatCAAAGCGCCAGCTGGGTTGGTTCCTTCTTAGTAGTAAGAGGGAAGAATCTCTTCCAGGGATCTTTCCTTGGTTTGTAAATGGCCCACTTCTCCCCATGCCACTTCACATTTTCTTCCCTGGACGCATGTGTCTGTGTCTGAATTTCCCCTTTTGGTATGAGGCAGAGCAAGTGCTCAACCCTGCTCACTCTCAAGTAGGGCGAGCTCTGCGTTCCACGCATTCTTCCACTCCTGTTCTGCAACCACTCCAGTTCCAAACAAGGTGGGTTGTACTAGGAATCTTCTCTAAATCATATTCCCCATCTCTTTATTCCTTATTTCTTCCTCCAGGAGCCCGCTCTCTCTTGGGAGAGCTGTGGATCCTCACTCAGCATTGTGTGTCAGGGTTTCCAAAGACCTGATGTGTGAGGCTTCTTTGCCTTTTCATAGGTAAGGTGAGCACATAATTTCTTGTCTAATAAATGTGGGGGCAGCATTTGGAGTGAATGGGGCACTAGGAATCATTGGGTTGGGACGATAGGCAAAACCTGTATGTGTGGCCACTCTTCTGGGGAACGATCTGGGGATAGAATAAAAACATTCCTTGGGGTTTGGAACACATAGATTGGTGGGCAGTGAAAGCGATTTTCTTTTAATAGCATGTTTTTCAtgatttcttctctttaagaTTCCTGTGCTTTTGTTTCCTGGAGACAACAGGTGTGGCTAGGCTGCATTAACATGGGAAAGAGGCACAACACCATTAGAGCATCTGTTTGGGTCTCTGGAATCATGTGAGCTAGTGGGACCTGACTCGATAGCAAGAGTCATTGAGGGCATGGGATTGGGGGTCAGAGGAGACCTGAGCTCAGACCCCAGCTGTGCCTCTTACTGGCTATACTGCCTTGGGCAAGTGGCttgacctctctaagcctcagtttcctcctctgtggaaTACGGGTCTAGAAGGTGCTTGTGAAGATCCAGGGTGATGATGCAGATGGGGTGCCAGATACATAGTCAGCAACCAATGAATGTCGGCTGTACCTGGTCCCAATTCCGAGATTCACGCCCTCTGGAAATCgcaggtggtgggggtgggatccaGTGCCAGACAGCTCTATGAACACGCTCTCCTGGCTACCTGGGCTTCATCTGTTTGCTTAGGACTGACAGTGAGATAAGAGAGGATGATTCCCCCCGCCCCGAGCCACATGTTAGTGAAGCGGTAGAGATAATGCTGCTGTGAGTCCTGACGGAAAGTTGCTGGGGAGCATCTTTAAAGTGCTCCTGGCTTGGTACACTACCCACTCGGGGCTTTGTGGCAAACTATTCCCCCTGACTGCTACGGAACCTGGCTTCCAATACCATCTCCTCGCCCCTGCCCACCATCTCCCTATCTGAATCCTATTCACTTTTCAGGTCTTGGCTCAAATGCTGCCTCCCCTATGAAGATGTCCTGACCCTCCCAGCCTAGAGTGACTGCTCCCTCCTTGAGTCTCAGGATCTCCAACTGTGACATGGGCATACTGTTTGCAACATACCCACAGATGGATTGTgatgaggaaggaaagagagagtcCATGTAGCATGCTAAGTGTAGTGTCTGGTGCAGGCCTGTGGTGAGTAccctgcctcttcctcttcctcccctcggAACCCGCAGCATGCAGGCATGGTGGCCTTGATCACATGCTGTCTTCTCTTGATAGTCATTGGGGAACATGCCTGTGCTAGTTGCCCCTCAGTTGGAATGTCACAGATGATGGGGGCCACATCTCATCCTTCCTTACCTTCCAGCATCCAGCACTACAATAAACGCCATCGCAACCATTTTTCATTGGGCACCTTAGGGTACCATGTGGCAGGCACTTGGCTATGCATGTAATGCACATAAGTGTAGTCCTCACTCTTTTTTCCTTCTAGCTGTCTTTCAGGATGCGCAGGTATTGATTCTTCTTTGAATTATATCAGACAGATTGGGTCAACCGCTACCAAGGTCTCATAATGTGGAAGTGGCCCTGACAGGCATCAAGTCCTATGCTAGGTTAAGTTTCTAGTGAATGCCTGTGAATGGTTGGTTTGCAGGAGGGACAGACGTAGAGCCCAGAATAGGAGTGCCTGCCCTGTGACTTTTACCCAGCAGAGGTAGGCCTGCTTGACAGAAAGCTGTAGGCAACAAAGACATAGGACTCAGTGGGTTCTCGAGCTCAGGTAAGGAGATATAGTCGCTCCAGGACAGGGGGGGAAGTGGAGAGGGGATGGTTCAAGCTAAACCTCAAGGCAGTTGTCCCAGGGAATTCCACAGTGGCTCCAGGATCCCCCAAAATAGTAGCAGATGACCCACCCACTGGCCATCCTCAAGGTGAACTGTAGAACAAGCCCGGGTCAAGCAAGCCTCCTTGGAAAAGCTTTGTTCGCATAGAGGATGTTGAATCCCTTGAGATTCCAAGGTGGGCATTTCACTGCCACAGATCCTTGAGAGAGATCCAGGCCACAGGATCACCCATGGGACCTATGATGCAATGAGGAGACAGGCTCCACTGTGCTTAAGTGGTCCTAACAAGTAGAAGCCAGAAGAGCCTCAGTCAGTGCTATTTATTCACCCGACACTTAAGGTCATTAGGGAAGGTCCCAGACGCCTGGTACCTTGGAGGGGCTGACTGGAGGGCTGAGCTCAGCTGGGCCTCTGCACCTCTCCAAGGCCCCTCAGAGCATATCACTGTGGTATCTCCAGCAGGAAAGGACGACTTCTTAGTTAGCAGCTCAGAGCTCTCAGACAGCCAGGCGAGGCACTAGTCCTCTGAAAGGTTACCTGTGGGACAGGCTAACGTCCATCATTCTCCATGTGTCAAAGCCATCAAGGGCCTGTCAGGAGCCCAGAGGGAGGGGCAAACAGATGTGACCAATGGGCCAATAGGAGGAGCATTCAGGAATGAGCAGCCTTTCTGAGATGCAGCCTATTCAGGACACACTTCTTGAGATACTTCTGGGTGGCACACACAAGGTATGTGCATAAGAAGAGGTCCTTTACTCTCTGGGTCAAAGTGGTAGGCTCTCGAATGGTTTTCCATTGGACCTATCACTATCAGGGTGACATCTCCCATTTGGTGAATCCTTCTCCATGCCTTAGTGATTGCCCTTAAGTGACATGAAGTTTCTAACCATTATAGACACACTTTCTCCCTTCTGGAGCCCTGGCCAAACATAAACAGACATGCAGAGTAACAGTAAGGAGAATATGGGGAGTCAGTACTTCTTAATAGGCACTTGACTGGAACCTGGTCTCAATATCTGATCCTCCAGATTTGGGGCCCCTGAGTGTTCCGAATTCCCTCATCAACCTCTTCTTTCAGGACTCTCCAGAATCTGACACTCCAATGACAATCCATCCCTCTCTATGGAGCCTACGACAGCACACATGTCTGCGTCCTAGAGAGGACAGGTTTCAGGTCACCGGAGGAATTTAGGGAGTGAGAATTGTAGGAGCGACCTTATCCCAAGCTGTTTGAACAAGCCCTGTGGGCCAATGGCCATGGCCCAGGAGCCACAAGGCTTTCATGGACTGAGCCAGTGGAGAGTGGGGTTTGGACTCCTCTGATTGGACGTTTCCATCCTCCCAACGATGCGTTAGTTCCAAGTCTTGAAGGTGGgtatttccagaaataaaacaatataaccTGGAAAAGAACAGACAGAATCAGATACATTAGAAATAGTTGGAGTAATAACTTCAGTTTCTAGGGAGCTTGGAGAGGTGTTGCTTCTTGAACTGTGTGATTTACTTATGTcatcaaaaacaaatacattttgtgGATGGGTGATACTAAGATATTTGTTCTTTGTATatgtcatatatgtgtgtgtgttatatatatgtttttataatatatatatttatatatttttttatttttattttcttatgatagggtcttactttgtcaccagggctggagtgcaatggagttaTCTCgcctcactgtagcctggatatcctgggttcaagcgattctcctacctcagccccataagaagctgagactacagtcatgtgtcactgcacctggctaatgtgtgtgtgtgtgtatgtgtgtatttttttaattttagtagagacgggtttctccattttccccgggctgatcttgaactcctaaactcaattTATTCACCCTCCTTGGACTCCTAAAGTGGTAGCATTACAGGCACTATGCCGGGCCCTAGATATTTAAATGACTTCCATAATATGGGTCCTGTTGTGAAAAACAACCTGGTGGGTTACGTTTGTCGTATTAATACATCTGTTTTCTAGGTTGACTGTTGTCAGAAGCAGTAAAGCCGTTACCTTATAGGTTGCCTTTTCCGTAAACCTCACCATCAGATCATGAAGGCTCCCTAGGTGTCCATTTTCCTCCTGCGCCCACTGAAGTGAAAAATCAGATGTCCTTACTTCCCCTTGGATCTTCAGCATCAAACCCCATTTCCCCCATCTCCTTCCTAAATTTCATTAGTGTCAGTCAGCCTTGAGCTTTCAGGCTTCAAGTCTACAGCCCGCTTCTGAtgcattttttaatgttgtaTGGACAAACACTGGCATTTTGAAGCAACAGCAATGAGCATGATAGAAATTAGGTCATTTGTagagaaattatgtttttttttttcactctgatgTGCAGAGATCTGCTTTGGAAAGTGTGCACATGTCCGCAGAGATCCTTTGGCTTCCAGAAGTTTTAGACAAACTCAAGGCACCACCGAGCAGGATTGAATTGCAGTTGAATTCTGGTAGTTTCTCCTGATCtgcttgggaaaaaaaatgtt of Macaca fascicularis isolate 582-1 chromosome X, T2T-MFA8v1.1 contains these proteins:
- the LOC102137233 gene encoding histone H2B type W-T; this translates as MLHTQVPPLLRSTTAIVWSCRVMAAASAMAEPSSETTSEEQLITQEPKEANSTMAQKQSKQRKRGRRGPCRCHANCRGDSFATYFRRVLKQVHQGLSLSREAVSVMDSLVHDILDRIATEAGRLARSTKRQTITAWETRIAVRLLLPGEMGKLAESEGTKAVLRYTRSKCIPSGAPEHHGNPKGLFRATQHGLKDQCLAKEGTPPEVGVGGALPTWGACGVWHPAIFQAFSPQY